TCTACAAGCACTTCGGCATCACGGCGGAAGCGGTCGCCGAGGCGGCGATGAAGAAGCACAACGCCTGATTTTCGATAGAACGGGCTGAGATTCCCAGATCGGGTCTTGCGTTCGGCCATGCTTTGGCCGAATTGCCCGCGTGGATAGCGACGGCTGCGCCGGTTCGCTCGGCGAAGGAGAGGAAGACATGACGGTCAAGGTGGCGATCAACGGCTTCGGCCGCATCGGGCGCAACGTTCTGCGGGCGATCATCGAATCGAAGCGCAAGGACATCGAGGTCGTGGCGATCAACGATCTCGGCCCGGTCGAGACCAACGCCCATCTCTTCCGCTTCGACTCCGTCCATGGCCGCTTCCCCGGCACGGTGACCGTCTCCGGCGACACGATCGATGTCGGCCGCGGCCCGATCAAGGTCACCGCGATCCGCGATCCCAAGGACCTGCCGCACAAGGCCCTCGGCGTCGACATCGCCCTGGAATGCACCGGCATCTTCACCACCCGCGACAAGGCGGCGGCCCATCTCGCCGCCGGCGCCAAGCGCGTGCTGGTCTCGGCGCCCTGCGATGGCGCCGACCTGACCGTCGTCTTCGGCGTCAACCAGGGCGAGCTGACCAAGGATCACCTCGTGGTCTCGAACGCCTCCTGCACGACCAACTGCCTCGCGCCGGTCGTGCGCGTGCTGCATGACGCCGTCGGCATCGACAAGGGCTTCATGACCACGATCCATGCCTATACCGGTGACCAGCCGACACTGGATACCATGCACAAGGATCTCTATCGCGGCCGCGCCGCGGCAATGTCGATGATCCCGACCTCGACCGGCGCCGCCAAGGCGATCGGCCTCGTCATCCCCGAGCTCAAGGGCCGTCTCGACGGCACCTCGATCCGCGTGCCCACCCCGAACGTCTCGGTCGTCGACTTCAAGTTCATCTCGAAGCGCAAGACCTCGGTCGAGAAGATCAACGACGCCATCGTCAAGGCCTCGAAGCGCGGCCCGCTCCGGGGCATCCTCGCCGTCACCGACCAGCCGAACGTCTCGATCGACTTCAACCACGATCCGGCGTCCTCGACCTTCGCCCTCGACCAGACCAAGGTCATGGACGACAAGTTCGTGCGCGTGCTGTCCTGGTACGACAACGAATGGGGCTTCTCGAACCGCATGAGCGACACGGCCGTCGCCATGGGCGCCCTGCTCTGATCCATCGCCGCCATACCTCCGAAAGGGGGTATGGTGCATGAAAGCGGGGCCGCAAGCCGCTCGCGGCGCGGCCCCGTCATTTCCGCCAAGCTACGGAGAGCCTATGGCCAAGATCGAGCCGACCGTCATGTCCCCGGCGCCCACCGACGCGCCAGCCGTGACGCCGCCCCCCGCATTCAGCCCCGCTCCCGCAGCCGCGACGCAGCCGCCGGCCGCTCCGGCCGTCATTGTCGGCTCTGCCGTGCCGGCCTCTGCCGAAACCGCAGCGAAGTCCGATCCGCGCCAGCTCGACCAGCTCTCGCGCATCGAGGAGAAGGCAGCCCGCATCGAGGAGAAGTTCGCGCGCTACGAGGCCGTGCTGACCCGCGCCGAGGCCTCGCTGGAGCGCAGCGCCCATAAGGTCGACGCCGCCGCCGGCACCATGGATTTCGCCGCGATCCGCAACGAGATCGCCGCCCTGCGCAATCGCATCGACGCGACGCCGCGCGCCGGCACGCTGTTCATGACCGCGATCGTCACCTCGGTGCTCACCGTCATCCTCACCATCCTGGTGCTGAAGTTCGGCGTGCCCGGCCTGTTCGGGGGTCTGCTGCCGCGATGAGCTTCCGGGACGTCGCCCTTCTCGCCGAGCCGCGCAGCCTGCGCTGGCGGCCGGTCGAGGGCATCGGACTGGAGCATTTCACGCTGCGCGGCACGCCGGCCGGCATCCGCGCCGAATCCGTGGTGATCGGCGAGCGCGGCGGCGGAGAGCCCTACGGCGTTTCCTACGCCATCGATTGCGATCCGGGCTTTGCCGTGACGGCCTTGACGATCGCGACCACCGATGGGCGCCGCGTCTTCCTGGAGCGGCGCGACGGCATTTGGCGCGATGTCTTCGGCGAGCACCTGCCCGCTTTCGACGACTGCGTCGACATCGACCTCGCCGGCACGCCCTTCACCAACACGCTGCCGATCCGCCGCGAAAGCTGGCAGCCCGGCCAGAGCCGCGAATTCGCGATGCTCTACATCCCCTTCGACAGCTTCGTGCCGCGGCTCGACCGGCAGGTCTACACCTGCCTGGAGCCGCGCCTGTTCCGCTATCAGGCGGCCGACCGCAGCTTCGAGGCCGAATTGCCTGTCGACGATGACGGCCTCGTCCTCGATTATCCCAGCCTGTTCGAACGCATCTGAAGAGACGCCGATGACCGCCTTCCGCACCCTCGACGACGCCGATCTCGCCGGCAAGCGCGTGCTTGTCCGCGTCGACCTCAACGTTCCCATGGAGGACGGCAAGGTCAGCGACACCACCCGCATCGACCGCATGCTGCCGACCATCCGCGAAATCGCCGACAAGGGCGGCAAGGTCATCCTCCTCGCCCATTTCGGCCGCCCCAAGGGCCGCGACGACAAGAACAGCCTGAAGCAGATCGTGCCGGCCCTCGCCCAGGCGCTCGGCCGCCCTGTCACCTTCGTCGACGACTGCATCGGCGATGATGTCGCCAAGGCCGTCGCGGCGGCTGATAACGGCGACGTGCTCCTGCTGGAGAACACCCGCTTTCACGCTGGCGACGAGAAGAACGACCCGGACTTCGTGAAGGCGATCGCCGCCAATGGCGACGTCTACGTCAACGACGCCTTCTCGGCCGCCCACCGCGCCCATGCCTCGACGGAAGGCCTCGCCCATGTCCTGCCGGCCTATGCCGGCCGCACCATGCAGGCCGAGCTGGAGGCGCTGTCCGCCGGCCTCGACAATCCGGCCCGGCCGGTGATGGCGATCGTCGGCGGCGCCAAGGTCTCGACCAAGCTCGAGCTGCTCGGCAACCTCGTCAGGAAAGTCGGCGTGCTCGCCATCGGTGGCGGCATGGCCAACACCTTCCTCGCCGCGCGCGGCGTCAATGTCGGCAAGTCGCTCTGCGAGCATGATCTCGTCGGCACCGCCCGCGAGATCGAGGAGAAGGCCAGGGCCGCCGGCTGCGAGATCCTGCTGCCGGTCGATGCGTTGGTCGCACGCGAGTTCAAGGCCCATCCCAGCTACCGGGTCGTGCCGGTCGACGGTGTCGAGGCCGACGAGATGATCCTCGATGCCGGCCCGCTCAGCATCGCCGAAGTCGTGCTGCGTCTGGAGAAGGTGAAGACGCTGGTCTGGAACGGCCCCTTCGGCGCCTTCGAATTACCGCCCTTCGACACCGCGACCGTCGCCGTCGCCAAGGCCGCGGCCAGGCGCGTCAAGGCCGGCAAACTCGTCGCGGTCGCGGGCGGCGGCGACACCGTATCCGCGATGAACCATGCCGGCGTCGCGGATGACCTCACCTATGTCTCGACGGCGGGTGGCGCCTTCCTCGAATGGATGGAAGGCAAGGCCCTCCCGGGCGTCGAGGCGCTGCGGAAGGCGTAAGGCACGGAAACGGCATTGAATCGGCCGCTCCGGCGACGGGGCGGCCGTTCGCATTTTAAGCTTTTTGCCGCTTTCGCTTTGCGCGGGCGGCGCTTCCGCACTACATCCTCCGACATACCGATTAGCCAAAGGGGAGTGCCATCGTGGCCCGTATCACGCTTCGCCAGTTGCTCGACCACGCCGCCGAGAACGACTACGGCGTGCCCGCTTTCAACATCAACAACATGGAGCAGGCGCTGGCGATCATGGCGGCGGCGGATGCGACCGACGCGCCCGTCATCATCCAGGCCTCGCGCGGCGCCCGCAGCTATGCCAACGACATCATGCTCAAGCACATGATGGACGCCGTCACCGAGATCTATCCGCATATCCCGGTCTGCGTGCATCTCGACCACGGCAACGAGCCGTCGACCTGCATGACCGCGATCCAGGCCGGCTTCACCTCGGTGATGATGGACGGCTCGCTCAAGGCCGACGGCAAGACCCCGGGCGACTGGGACTACAATGTCGGCGTGACCAAGACCGTCACCGACATGGCCCATCTCGGCGGCATCTCCGTCGAAGGAGAGCTCGGCGTCCTGGGTTCGCTTGAAAGCGGCGAGGGCGAGAAGGAGGACGGTCACGGCTTCGAGGGCAAGCTCAGCCACGACCAGCTCCTGACCAACCCGGACGAAGCCGTGAAGTTCGTCGCCGAGACGAAGGTCGATGCACTCGCCATCGCCATGGGCACCTCGCACGGCGCCTACAAGTTCACCCGCAAGCCGGACGGCGCGATCCTCGCGATGAACGTCATCGAGGAGATCCACAAGAAGCTGCCGAACATGCATCTCGTCATGCACGGCTCCTCCTCGGTTCCGCAGGACCTCCAGGACATCATCAACCAGTATGGCGGCAAGATGCCCCAGACCTGGGGCGTGCCGGTCGAGGAGATCCAGCGCGGCATCAAGCACGGCGTCCGCAAGATCAACATCGACACCGACAACCGGATGGCGATGACCGGCCAGATCCGCAAGATCCTGTCCGAGAACCCCGGCGAGTTCGACCCGCGCAAATATCTGAAGCCCGCCATGGAGGCGATGACGAAGCTCTGCACGCTGCGCCTGCAGGAGTTCAACACCGCCGGCCAGGCCTCGAAGATCAAGCGCGTCATCACGCTGGCCGAGATGGCCAAGCGCTACGCCAAGGGCGAGCTCGACCCGACCTTCGGCGCCAAGAAGGCGGCGTGACGCTTTGATCTACCCCCTCTCCCCCTGATCCCGGGGCTTGCCCGAGATCAGCTTCGCGAAGTGCCGAACTCGGCAACAGCCGAGTTCGGTCGGGAGAAGGGAAAGCGGCGTGATACGGCCATGCGGGAGAGTCTCTTTCCGGCTGGGTGCATTTCTGATTCAAGAGGTCGAACCCCGCCGCCGAGCCCGCAATCCATGTCGATCGTCTTCTCCGCCCTGGTCGCGGTCTTCGTCGGCTTCGCGGCTTCCGTCGCCGTCATCCTCTCGGCCGCGCACGCGCTCGGCGCCACGGCCGATCAGACCGTCTCCTGGGTCGCCGCGCTCGCCATCGGCACGGCCCTGCCGAGCATCTGGCTGTCCTGGCGTTACCGCATGCCGATGATCTGCGCCTGGTCGACGCCGGGCGCGGCCCTGATCGCCGCCGCCAGCGGCTTCGACATGGCCTCCGCCGTCGGCGCCTTCCTCGTCGCCGCCGTGCTGATGATGCTGACCGCGGCCTTGCGCCCGCTCGGCGGGTTGATCGAGCGCATCCCCATGCCGATCGCCTCGGCGATGCTGGCGGGCGTGATCTTCCGTTTCGTCGTCGCCGTCTTCGACGAGATGCGAATATCGCCGCTGCTCGTGCTGCCGCTGCTCGCGGTCTTCCTCGTCGCGCGGCTTCTCAATCCCTTCCTCGGCGTCATCGCGGCGCTGGTCGCCGGCATAGCCATCAGCTTCGCGGGCGGGCTCGCCCATTGGCCGGCAAGAGAGATCGCGCTCACCGGCCTCGAATTCGTCACGCCGCGCTTCGATATTGCCGCCATGCTCGGAATCGGCGTCCCGCTCTATCTCGTCACCATGGCTGCCCAGAACCTGCCCGGCTTCGCCGTGCTCCGCGCGGCCGGCTATAACCCGCCGACGGCGCCGGCCCTGTTCGCCACCGGGTTCGTCTCGCTGCTGACCGCCCCCTTCGGCGCGCATATGACCAACATGGCCGCGATTTCGGCCTCGATCTGCACCGGCGGCGACACCCATCCCGATCCGGCCCAGCGCTGGAAGGCCGGCGTCATCTACGGCTTCGCCTATCTCGTCGTCGCCGGCTGCACCGGCCTGCTGATCGCGCTGCTGCTCGCCCTGCCCAAGGCGTTGATCGTCGCCGTGGCTGGGCTGGGCCTCGTTGGCTCGTTCACCGGCGCGCTCGCGCAGGCGATGTCGTCCGACAAGGAGCGCTTCGCCGCGGTCATCGCCTTCGCCGTCGCAGCCTCCAGTCTCTCGCTTTTCGGCATCGGTTCTGCCTTCTGGAGTCTCGTTGCCGGGCTTAGCGTCTTGACATTGGACTTCGCT
Above is a genomic segment from Bosea sp. NBC_00550 containing:
- a CDS encoding phosphoglycerate kinase, whose product is MTAFRTLDDADLAGKRVLVRVDLNVPMEDGKVSDTTRIDRMLPTIREIADKGGKVILLAHFGRPKGRDDKNSLKQIVPALAQALGRPVTFVDDCIGDDVAKAVAAADNGDVLLLENTRFHAGDEKNDPDFVKAIAANGDVYVNDAFSAAHRAHASTEGLAHVLPAYAGRTMQAELEALSAGLDNPARPVMAIVGGAKVSTKLELLGNLVRKVGVLAIGGGMANTFLAARGVNVGKSLCEHDLVGTAREIEEKARAAGCEILLPVDALVAREFKAHPSYRVVPVDGVEADEMILDAGPLSIAEVVLRLEKVKTLVWNGPFGAFELPPFDTATVAVAKAAARRVKAGKLVAVAGGGDTVSAMNHAGVADDLTYVSTAGGAFLEWMEGKALPGVEALRKA
- the gap gene encoding type I glyceraldehyde-3-phosphate dehydrogenase; its protein translation is MTVKVAINGFGRIGRNVLRAIIESKRKDIEVVAINDLGPVETNAHLFRFDSVHGRFPGTVTVSGDTIDVGRGPIKVTAIRDPKDLPHKALGVDIALECTGIFTTRDKAAAHLAAGAKRVLVSAPCDGADLTVVFGVNQGELTKDHLVVSNASCTTNCLAPVVRVLHDAVGIDKGFMTTIHAYTGDQPTLDTMHKDLYRGRAAAMSMIPTSTGAAKAIGLVIPELKGRLDGTSIRVPTPNVSVVDFKFISKRKTSVEKINDAIVKASKRGPLRGILAVTDQPNVSIDFNHDPASSTFALDQTKVMDDKFVRVLSWYDNEWGFSNRMSDTAVAMGALL
- a CDS encoding putative glycolipid-binding domain-containing protein — translated: MSFRDVALLAEPRSLRWRPVEGIGLEHFTLRGTPAGIRAESVVIGERGGGEPYGVSYAIDCDPGFAVTALTIATTDGRRVFLERRDGIWRDVFGEHLPAFDDCVDIDLAGTPFTNTLPIRRESWQPGQSREFAMLYIPFDSFVPRLDRQVYTCLEPRLFRYQAADRSFEAELPVDDDGLVLDYPSLFERI
- a CDS encoding benzoate/H(+) symporter BenE family transporter — protein: MSIVFSALVAVFVGFAASVAVILSAAHALGATADQTVSWVAALAIGTALPSIWLSWRYRMPMICAWSTPGAALIAAASGFDMASAVGAFLVAAVLMMLTAALRPLGGLIERIPMPIASAMLAGVIFRFVVAVFDEMRISPLLVLPLLAVFLVARLLNPFLGVIAALVAGIAISFAGGLAHWPAREIALTGLEFVTPRFDIAAMLGIGVPLYLVTMAAQNLPGFAVLRAAGYNPPTAPALFATGFVSLLTAPFGAHMTNMAAISASICTGGDTHPDPAQRWKAGVIYGFAYLVVAGCTGLLIALLLALPKALIVAVAGLGLVGSFTGALAQAMSSDKERFAAVIAFAVAASSLSLFGIGSAFWSLVAGLSVLTLDFAAGRLRSRS
- the fba gene encoding class II fructose-bisphosphate aldolase (catalyzes the reversible aldol condensation of dihydroxyacetonephosphate and glyceraldehyde 3-phosphate in the Calvin cycle, glycolysis, and/or gluconeogenesis) — translated: MARITLRQLLDHAAENDYGVPAFNINNMEQALAIMAAADATDAPVIIQASRGARSYANDIMLKHMMDAVTEIYPHIPVCVHLDHGNEPSTCMTAIQAGFTSVMMDGSLKADGKTPGDWDYNVGVTKTVTDMAHLGGISVEGELGVLGSLESGEGEKEDGHGFEGKLSHDQLLTNPDEAVKFVAETKVDALAIAMGTSHGAYKFTRKPDGAILAMNVIEEIHKKLPNMHLVMHGSSSVPQDLQDIINQYGGKMPQTWGVPVEEIQRGIKHGVRKINIDTDNRMAMTGQIRKILSENPGEFDPRKYLKPAMEAMTKLCTLRLQEFNTAGQASKIKRVITLAEMAKRYAKGELDPTFGAKKAA